From a region of the Helianthus annuus cultivar XRQ/B chromosome 5, HanXRQr2.0-SUNRISE, whole genome shotgun sequence genome:
- the LOC110942090 gene encoding uncharacterized protein LOC110942090 isoform X2 has product MTQIVKRKRRGRPSNIDRARRNSQLAPPSPADRRSTRRRRNVRYNFDIDDYVDDDEFYDDEDEDVGRREKKIRLLLFDDDRRVSHAPSSSSSSDEDDDEVYTRKRLKKRKLDEEVEEVRGRKFDDEDEENEEDEEEEEAGGSDFDCASDVPKRVPMPDKKTLELILDKLQKKDIYGVYAEPVDPEELPDYHDVIKHPMDFATIRKKLAKGLYLSLKEFESDVFLICTNAMQYNAPDTVYYKQASSIQELAKLKFQRLRDNTDPSEKELNTDHKTTPSFSMPKKQLKKSMARTAPDPDPVGTETFSDATVRTEEFPNGSSAQTPARQNSGDVPIAENSSLGDSNLDKDQELVTGKGCMSKLGRKPSVHDENRRATYNISLEPVPDSDSVLSTFEGESKQFIPVGLHVDHSYARSLARFAATLGPVAWKIASHTIEQALPEGVKFGPGWVGEYEPLPTPVLVPENRTFKEPSFLAHFKVTSDVKENKKASQTPKVHVDLKEVNDGFNPAIHVKRESPREPRKDPSPSPRVPFFSGSNPVHQNSQSRNFARPENTVLPRVELNHPPPLHVNSAADFVAKRPISSASDIPSKPVSRNGNLASLGSFKHPSGNNDGFAPGRPSKLVGLDCNRMVPMDSNITNITPRRDQQGLSDPVQMMKMLGQDSQQQNANGFGFSSKRDDSNNVALTAAQAWMSLGGAATATGGFVKPPLVDNRNPHKQQISADSLYNPARDRPQPQVTRFRGEYNAYQQPVRPVNDGQLQNKYAGFPQMMTAADLSRFQVQSGGWRGVPPQMQQQPRPRQESRPPDLNIGYQSIGSPVRQSTGMLVDSQQPDLALQL; this is encoded by the exons ATGACTCAGATCGTGAAACGAAAGCGTAGAGGACGACCATCGAACATAGATCGAGCTCGCCGGAACTCTCAGCTTGCTCCGCCGTCACCGGCGGACCGCCGGAGCACTCGCAGGCGACGGAACGTCAGGTACAACTTCGATATCGATGATTATGTTGACGATGATGAGTTTTACGATGATGAAGATGAGGACGTAGGTCGGAGAGAGAAGAAGATTAGGTTATTGCTGTTTGATGATGATCGGCGCGTGTCGCACGCGCCGTCGTCGTCGTCGTCTTcagatgaggatgatgatgaggtGTACACGCGGAAGCGGTTGAAGAAACGGAAACTTGATGAAGAAGTTGAAGAG GTTAGAGGGAGGAAgtttgatgatgaagatgaggaaaatgaggaggatgaggaggaagaagaagCGGGAGGGTCGGATTTCGATTGCG CTTCGGATGTTCCGAAGAGAGTGCCGATGCCGGATAAAAAGACGCTTGAGTTGATCCTGGATAAGCTTCAAAA AAAAGATATTTATGGAGTTTATGCTGAGCCGGTTGATCCTGAGGAG CTTCCTGATTACCATGATGTGATCAAGCATCCAATGGACTTTGCAACCATCAGGAAGAAGCTTGCAAAAGGATTGTATTTATCTCTAAAAGAATTTGAG AGTGATGTGTTTTTGATTTGCACAAATGCAATGCAATACAATGCGCCAGATACAGTTTACTATAAACAG GCAAGCTCTATTCAAGAACTGGCGAAACTAAAATTCCAGAGATTAAGGGATAATACTGATCCATCTGAAAAAGAACTCAATACAGACCACAAAACCACTCCAAGTTTCTCAATGCCTAAAAAACAACTAAAGAAGTCAATGGCCCGGACTGCACCTGACCCCGACCCGGTTGGGACCGAAACTTTTTCTGATGCAACCGTTAGGACAGAAGAATTCCCAAATGGTTCATCTGCTCAGACACCTGCCAGGCAAAACAGTGGTGACGTCCCGATTGCTGAAAATTCTTCATTAGGTGATAGCAACCTTGATAAAGATCAAGAACTAGTGACAG GGAAAGGTTGTATGTCTAAACTTGGAAGAAAACCATCTGTACATGATGAAAATCGACGGGCAACATACAACATATCTCTAGAACCAGTACCCGATTCAGACTCTGTACTTTCAACGTTCGAGGGTGAAAGCAAGCAGTTCATTCCT GTTGGACTCCATGTAGATCATTCCTATGCTAGAAGCTTGGCCCGTTTCGCTGCAACTCTCGGGCCCGTTGCTTGGAAAATTGCATCGCATACAATCGAGCAAGCTTTACCCGAAGGTGTCAAATTTGGGCCCGGTTGGGTCGGTGAATATGAACCTCTTCCAACTCCCGTACTAGTGCCCGAAAACCGCACCTTTaaagaacccagttttcttgcACATTTCAAGGTTACTTCTGATGTTAAAGAGAATAAAAAAGCTTCCCAAACTCCTAAAGTTCATGTGGACCTGAAAGAGGTAAATGACGGTTTTAACCCTGCGATTCATGTAAAGCGAGAATCTCCTAGAGAACCCCGCAAAGATCCGAGCCCGAGCCCGAGAGTTCCTTTCTTTTCAGGTTCAAATCCCGTTCATCAGAACTCACAATCCAGGAACTTTGCGAGGCCTGAAAACACGGTCCTGCCACGAGTTGAACTCAATCATCCACCGCCACTACATGTAAATTCTGCTGCTGATTTTGTAGCAAAAAGACCGATTTCTAGTGCTTCAGACATTCCGTCAAAACCTGTTTCAAGAAACGGAAATCTTGCGTCTTTGGGCTCTTTTAAGCACCCGAGCGGTAACAATGACGGATTTGCCCCTGGGAGACCGAGTAAGCTGGTTGGTCTGGATTGTAACAGAATGGTTCCCATGGACAGTAATATTACCAATATTACCCCCAGACGGGACCAGCAAGGCCTTAGTGACCCGGTTCAAATGATGAAAATGTTAGGTCAGGATAGTCAACAACAAAATGCGAACGGTTTTGGTTTCTCATCGAAAAGAGACGATTCAAACAATGTGGCTTTGACGGCTGCTCAGGCATGGATGTCACTAGGCGGTGCCGCCACCGCCACGGGCGGGTTTGTTAAACCGCCGTTAGTTGATAACAGAAACCCCCACAAACAACAGATATCAGCCGATTCTTTATACAACCCGGCCCGTGACCGCCCGCAACCTCAAGTTACACGTTTTCGCGGCGAGTACAACGCTTACCAACAACCGGTTAGACCGGTCAACGATGGTCAACTTCAAAACAAATATGCGGGGTTTCCTCAAATGATGACAGCCGCCGATCTTTCACGGTTTCAGGTGCAGTCTGGTGGTTGGAGGGGGGTCCCACCTCAAATGCAACAACAGCCTAGACCAAGACAAGAATCCCGCCCCCCTGATCTCAATATCGGGTACCAATCAATTGGGTCACCCGTGAGACAATCTACTGGTATGTTGGTTGATTCTCAACAGCCCGATTTAGCTCTGCAACTGTAA
- the LOC110942090 gene encoding uncharacterized protein LOC110942090 isoform X1, translated as MTQIVKRKRRGRPSNIDRARRNSQLAPPSPADRRSTRRRRNVRYNFDIDDYVDDDEFYDDEDEDVGRREKKIRLLLFDDDRRVSHAPSSSSSSDEDDDEVYTRKRLKKRKLDEEVEEVRGRKFDDEDEENEEDEEEEEAGGSDFDCGTASDVPKRVPMPDKKTLELILDKLQKKDIYGVYAEPVDPEELPDYHDVIKHPMDFATIRKKLAKGLYLSLKEFESDVFLICTNAMQYNAPDTVYYKQASSIQELAKLKFQRLRDNTDPSEKELNTDHKTTPSFSMPKKQLKKSMARTAPDPDPVGTETFSDATVRTEEFPNGSSAQTPARQNSGDVPIAENSSLGDSNLDKDQELVTGKGCMSKLGRKPSVHDENRRATYNISLEPVPDSDSVLSTFEGESKQFIPVGLHVDHSYARSLARFAATLGPVAWKIASHTIEQALPEGVKFGPGWVGEYEPLPTPVLVPENRTFKEPSFLAHFKVTSDVKENKKASQTPKVHVDLKEVNDGFNPAIHVKRESPREPRKDPSPSPRVPFFSGSNPVHQNSQSRNFARPENTVLPRVELNHPPPLHVNSAADFVAKRPISSASDIPSKPVSRNGNLASLGSFKHPSGNNDGFAPGRPSKLVGLDCNRMVPMDSNITNITPRRDQQGLSDPVQMMKMLGQDSQQQNANGFGFSSKRDDSNNVALTAAQAWMSLGGAATATGGFVKPPLVDNRNPHKQQISADSLYNPARDRPQPQVTRFRGEYNAYQQPVRPVNDGQLQNKYAGFPQMMTAADLSRFQVQSGGWRGVPPQMQQQPRPRQESRPPDLNIGYQSIGSPVRQSTGMLVDSQQPDLALQL; from the exons ATGACTCAGATCGTGAAACGAAAGCGTAGAGGACGACCATCGAACATAGATCGAGCTCGCCGGAACTCTCAGCTTGCTCCGCCGTCACCGGCGGACCGCCGGAGCACTCGCAGGCGACGGAACGTCAGGTACAACTTCGATATCGATGATTATGTTGACGATGATGAGTTTTACGATGATGAAGATGAGGACGTAGGTCGGAGAGAGAAGAAGATTAGGTTATTGCTGTTTGATGATGATCGGCGCGTGTCGCACGCGCCGTCGTCGTCGTCGTCTTcagatgaggatgatgatgaggtGTACACGCGGAAGCGGTTGAAGAAACGGAAACTTGATGAAGAAGTTGAAGAG GTTAGAGGGAGGAAgtttgatgatgaagatgaggaaaatgaggaggatgaggaggaagaagaagCGGGAGGGTCGGATTTCGATTGCG GGACAGCTTCGGATGTTCCGAAGAGAGTGCCGATGCCGGATAAAAAGACGCTTGAGTTGATCCTGGATAAGCTTCAAAA AAAAGATATTTATGGAGTTTATGCTGAGCCGGTTGATCCTGAGGAG CTTCCTGATTACCATGATGTGATCAAGCATCCAATGGACTTTGCAACCATCAGGAAGAAGCTTGCAAAAGGATTGTATTTATCTCTAAAAGAATTTGAG AGTGATGTGTTTTTGATTTGCACAAATGCAATGCAATACAATGCGCCAGATACAGTTTACTATAAACAG GCAAGCTCTATTCAAGAACTGGCGAAACTAAAATTCCAGAGATTAAGGGATAATACTGATCCATCTGAAAAAGAACTCAATACAGACCACAAAACCACTCCAAGTTTCTCAATGCCTAAAAAACAACTAAAGAAGTCAATGGCCCGGACTGCACCTGACCCCGACCCGGTTGGGACCGAAACTTTTTCTGATGCAACCGTTAGGACAGAAGAATTCCCAAATGGTTCATCTGCTCAGACACCTGCCAGGCAAAACAGTGGTGACGTCCCGATTGCTGAAAATTCTTCATTAGGTGATAGCAACCTTGATAAAGATCAAGAACTAGTGACAG GGAAAGGTTGTATGTCTAAACTTGGAAGAAAACCATCTGTACATGATGAAAATCGACGGGCAACATACAACATATCTCTAGAACCAGTACCCGATTCAGACTCTGTACTTTCAACGTTCGAGGGTGAAAGCAAGCAGTTCATTCCT GTTGGACTCCATGTAGATCATTCCTATGCTAGAAGCTTGGCCCGTTTCGCTGCAACTCTCGGGCCCGTTGCTTGGAAAATTGCATCGCATACAATCGAGCAAGCTTTACCCGAAGGTGTCAAATTTGGGCCCGGTTGGGTCGGTGAATATGAACCTCTTCCAACTCCCGTACTAGTGCCCGAAAACCGCACCTTTaaagaacccagttttcttgcACATTTCAAGGTTACTTCTGATGTTAAAGAGAATAAAAAAGCTTCCCAAACTCCTAAAGTTCATGTGGACCTGAAAGAGGTAAATGACGGTTTTAACCCTGCGATTCATGTAAAGCGAGAATCTCCTAGAGAACCCCGCAAAGATCCGAGCCCGAGCCCGAGAGTTCCTTTCTTTTCAGGTTCAAATCCCGTTCATCAGAACTCACAATCCAGGAACTTTGCGAGGCCTGAAAACACGGTCCTGCCACGAGTTGAACTCAATCATCCACCGCCACTACATGTAAATTCTGCTGCTGATTTTGTAGCAAAAAGACCGATTTCTAGTGCTTCAGACATTCCGTCAAAACCTGTTTCAAGAAACGGAAATCTTGCGTCTTTGGGCTCTTTTAAGCACCCGAGCGGTAACAATGACGGATTTGCCCCTGGGAGACCGAGTAAGCTGGTTGGTCTGGATTGTAACAGAATGGTTCCCATGGACAGTAATATTACCAATATTACCCCCAGACGGGACCAGCAAGGCCTTAGTGACCCGGTTCAAATGATGAAAATGTTAGGTCAGGATAGTCAACAACAAAATGCGAACGGTTTTGGTTTCTCATCGAAAAGAGACGATTCAAACAATGTGGCTTTGACGGCTGCTCAGGCATGGATGTCACTAGGCGGTGCCGCCACCGCCACGGGCGGGTTTGTTAAACCGCCGTTAGTTGATAACAGAAACCCCCACAAACAACAGATATCAGCCGATTCTTTATACAACCCGGCCCGTGACCGCCCGCAACCTCAAGTTACACGTTTTCGCGGCGAGTACAACGCTTACCAACAACCGGTTAGACCGGTCAACGATGGTCAACTTCAAAACAAATATGCGGGGTTTCCTCAAATGATGACAGCCGCCGATCTTTCACGGTTTCAGGTGCAGTCTGGTGGTTGGAGGGGGGTCCCACCTCAAATGCAACAACAGCCTAGACCAAGACAAGAATCCCGCCCCCCTGATCTCAATATCGGGTACCAATCAATTGGGTCACCCGTGAGACAATCTACTGGTATGTTGGTTGATTCTCAACAGCCCGATTTAGCTCTGCAACTGTAA
- the LOC110942089 gene encoding GDSL esterase/lipase At5g55050 isoform X1, with translation MITSINGASLNLTLTLSFLCVLLFGSGCLCESVPGLYVFGDSLVDVGNNNYLAISLAKADFPHNGVDFPNRKATGRFSNGKNAADFLAEKVGLPLAPPYLSLVSKLKKLSSTNATVSGVSFASGGAGIFNGTDELFKQSIPLTKQVGYYSLVHDQLVQQLGLAGAQAHLSKSLFLVVIGSNDLFGYFNKDSKVSKQYTPQQYVDLMATTLKGLLKKMYGLGARKFVVSGVGVIGCCPAQRKQNSTSECRVEANYWSTKYNDGLKALLHELKMESSDFHYSYFDTYDVMNGLIQHPETYGITEIKAACCGVGKLKADIPCIPISTYCSNRKNHLFWDLYHPTEYASSIFARSLYSGSQQVTTPMNVEQLVNV, from the exons ATGATCACTTCTATTAATGGAGCTTCCCTCAACTTAACACTTACGTTGTCGTTTTTATGTGTGTTGCTTTTCGGATCTGGCTGTTTGTGTGAATCAGTTCCGGGTCTTTATGTGTTTGGAGACTCGTTAGTTGACGTCGGCAACAACAATTACTTGGCTATATCTCTCGCGAAAGCTGATTTTCCTCACAATGGTGTCGATTTTCCTAACAGAAAAGCTACTGGACGGTTCAGTAACGGGAAAAATGCGGCGGACTTTCTCG CGGAAAAGGTGGGACTACCGTTGGCGCCACCGTATTTGTCACTTGTGTCGAAATTGAAGAAGTTGAGTAGCACCAATGCGACGGTTAGCGGAGTTAGTTTTGCATCTGGAGGTGCTGGCATCTTCAACGGAACAGATGAACTATTT AAACAATCAATTCCCCTTACAAAGCAGGTGGGCTACTACTCTTTAGTCCATGATCAATTGGTTCAACAACTGGGCTTAGCTGGAGCCCAAGCCCACTTATCCAAGTCTCTTTTTCTAGTTGTCATTGGAAGCAATGACCTCTTCGGCTATTTCAACAAAGACTCCAAAGTCTCTAAGCAATACACCCCACAACAATATGTTGATCTCATGGCCACCACCCTCAAAGGACTTTTGAAG AAAATGTACGGACTGGGAGCACGTAAATTTGTAGTAAGTGGAGTTGGAGTAATTGGCTGTTGTCCGGCACAAAGAAAGCAGAATAGCACTAGCGAGTGTAGGGTGGAAGCAAATTATTGGTCTACAAAGTACAATGACGGTCTAAAGGCTTTGCTACATGAGTTGAAGATGGAATCGTCAGATTTCCACTACTCTTATTTTGATACCTACGATGTTATGAATGGCCTTATCCAACATCCCGAAACCTACG GAATTACGGAGATAAAGGCAGCTTGTTGCGGGGTTGGTAAACTAAAAGCTGACATCCCTTGCATCCCGATTTCAACCTACTGCTCCAACCGAAAAAATCATCTATTTTGGGATCTCTACCATCCAACTGAATATGCATCAAGTATCTTTGCTCGTTCTCTCTATAGTGGATCACAACAAGTTACGACCCCAATGAATGTAGAACAACTCGTTAATGTGTAA
- the LOC110942089 gene encoding GDSL esterase/lipase At5g55050 isoform X3 → MITSINGASLNLTLTLSFLCVLLFGSGCLCESVPGLYVFGDSLVDVGNNNYLAISLAKADFPHNGVDFPNRKATGRFSNGKNAADFLAEKVGLPSAPPYLSLVLKSKKLSSTNATVTGVSFASGGAGIFNGTYELFKQSIPLTTQVEYYSLVHDQLVQQLGSAGAQAHLSKSLFLVVIGSNDLFGYFNKDSQVSKQYTPQQYVDLMASTLKELLKRLYGLGARKFVVSGVGVIGCCPAQRKQNTTSECRVEANYWSTKYNDGLKALLRDLKVESSDFHYSYFQTYDVMNGLIQHPETYGFTEIKAACCGLGNLNADIPCIPISIYCSNRKNHLFWDLYHPTEYASSIFARSLYSGSQQVTTPMNVEQLINV, encoded by the exons ATGATCACTTCTATTAATGGAGCTTCCCTCAACTTAACACTTACGTTGTCGTTTTTATGTGTGTTGCTTTTCGGATCTGGCTGTTTGTGTGAATCAGTTCCGGGTCTTTATGTGTTTGGAGACTCGTTAGTTGACGTCGGCAACAACAATTACTTGGCTATATCTCTCGCGAAAGCTGATTTTCCTCACAATGGTGTCGATTTTCCTAACAGAAAAGCTACTGGACGGTTCAGTAACGGGAAAAATGCGGCGGACTTTCTCG CGGAAAAGGTCGGACTACCGTCGGCACCGCCGTACTTGTCACTTgtgttgaaatcgaagaagttGAGTAGCACCAATGCGACGGTTACCGGAGTCAGTTTTGCATCTGGAGGTGCTGGCATCTTCAATGGAACATATGAACTATTT AAACAATCAATCCCCCTTACAACACAGGTGGAGTACTATTCTTTAGTCCATGATCAATTGGTTCAACAACTGGGCTCAGCTGGAGCCCAAGCCCACTTATCCAAGTCTCTCTTTCTAGTTGTCATTGGAAGCAATGACCTTTTCGGATACTTCAACAAAGACTCCCAAGTGTCTAAGCAATACACGCCTCAACAATATGTTGATCTCATGGCCTCCACCCTCAAAGAACTTTTAAAG AGACTGTATGGATTGGGAGCACGTAAGTTTGTAGTAAGTGGAGTTGGAGTGATTGGTTGTTGTCCGGCACAAAGAAAACAAAATACCACCAGCGAGTGCAGGGTGGAAGCAAATTATTGGTCTACAAAGTACAATGACGGTCTAAAGGCTTTGTTACGTGATTTGAAGGTGGAATCGTCAGATTTTCACTACTCTTATTTTCAAACCTACGATGTTATGAATGGCCTTATCCAACATCCCGAAACTTATG GATTTACAGAGATAAAGGCAGCCTGTTGCGGCCTTGGTAACCTAAACGCTGACATCCCTTGCATCCCAATTTCAATCTACTGCTCCAACCGAAAAAACCATCTTTTTTGGGATCTCTACCATCCAACTGAATATGCATCTAGTATTTTTGCCCGTTCTCTCTACAGCGGATCACAACAAGTTACGACCCCAATGAATGTAGAACAACTCATTAATGTCTAA
- the LOC110942089 gene encoding GDSL esterase/lipase At5g55050 isoform X2 produces MTTSINGASLNLIITSLFLYVLLLGSGCLCESVPGLYVFGDSLADAGNNNYLALSLAKADFPHNGVDFPTGQATGRFSNGKNAADFIAEKVGLPSAPPYLSLVLKSKKLSSTNATVTGVSFASGGAGIFNGTYELFKQSIPLTTQVEYYSLVHDQLVQQLGSAGAQAHLSKSLFLVVIGSNDLFGYFNKDSQVSKQYTPQQYVDLMASTLKELLKRLYGLGARKFVVSGVGVIGCCPAQRKQNTTSECRVEANYWSTKYNDGLKALLRDLKVESSDFHYSYFQTYDVMNGLIQHPETYGFTEIKAACCGLGNLNADIPCIPISIYCSNRKNHLFWDLYHPTEYASSIFARSLYSGSQQVTTPMNVEQLINV; encoded by the exons ATGACCACTTCCATTAATGGGGCTTCCCTCAACCTCATAATTACGTCTTTGTTTTTGTACGTTTTGCTGTTAGGATCTGGCTGTTTGTGTGAATCAGTTCCAGGTCTTTATGTGTTCGGAGACTCGTTAGCAGACGCTGGAAACAACAATTACTTGGCTCTATCTCTTGCCAAAGCTGATTTTCCTCACAATGGTGTCGATTTTCCTACCGGACAAGCTACTGGACGGTTCAGTAATGGGAAAAATGCGGCCGACTTTATAG CGGAAAAGGTCGGACTACCGTCGGCACCGCCGTACTTGTCACTTgtgttgaaatcgaagaagttGAGTAGCACCAATGCGACGGTTACCGGAGTCAGTTTTGCATCTGGAGGTGCTGGCATCTTCAATGGAACATATGAACTATTT AAACAATCAATCCCCCTTACAACACAGGTGGAGTACTATTCTTTAGTCCATGATCAATTGGTTCAACAACTGGGCTCAGCTGGAGCCCAAGCCCACTTATCCAAGTCTCTCTTTCTAGTTGTCATTGGAAGCAATGACCTTTTCGGATACTTCAACAAAGACTCCCAAGTGTCTAAGCAATACACGCCTCAACAATATGTTGATCTCATGGCCTCCACCCTCAAAGAACTTTTAAAG AGACTGTATGGATTGGGAGCACGTAAGTTTGTAGTAAGTGGAGTTGGAGTGATTGGTTGTTGTCCGGCACAAAGAAAACAAAATACCACCAGCGAGTGCAGGGTGGAAGCAAATTATTGGTCTACAAAGTACAATGACGGTCTAAAGGCTTTGTTACGTGATTTGAAGGTGGAATCGTCAGATTTTCACTACTCTTATTTTCAAACCTACGATGTTATGAATGGCCTTATCCAACATCCCGAAACTTATG GATTTACAGAGATAAAGGCAGCCTGTTGCGGCCTTGGTAACCTAAACGCTGACATCCCTTGCATCCCAATTTCAATCTACTGCTCCAACCGAAAAAACCATCTTTTTTGGGATCTCTACCATCCAACTGAATATGCATCTAGTATTTTTGCCCGTTCTCTCTACAGCGGATCACAACAAGTTACGACCCCAATGAATGTAGAACAACTCATTAATGTCTAA